From a region of the Phragmites australis chromosome 21, lpPhrAust1.1, whole genome shotgun sequence genome:
- the LOC133902868 gene encoding UDP-glycosyltransferase 83A1-like: MSTFSATETTAPHALLLPYPAQGHVIPFMELAHRLVNSGFAVTFVNTEFNHRRVVDAAGAGASGCPRLRLVGVADGMGYGGDRDNFVRLNAAMQEAMPPQLEALLDGAGEGLGRVTCVVVDVGMSWALDGVKWRGLPAAALWAASAAVLAVLVGAEKLIRDGVIDDDGAPIKLENNSFHLAASTTPMDATFLAWKNMIGGRDAECMVFHYLTSTTWAAAAKTDVLLCNTFADLEPAIFTTQNSPAATILPIGPLRTWQRSTTKAPVGHFWRVHNEASLSFLDAQPHGSVVYVAFGSLTIMSPTQLEELALGLEASGRPFLWVVRPGLAGKLPTVFMHHGRGKVVEWAPQERVLAHPAIGCFLTHCGWNSTLESIRNGVPMLCWPYFTDQFANQTYISDIWRVGLRVARTDNEGMVTKERIMERLESILADNGIKERVERLKEIAEKSMSEEGQSLKNLNAFMESIRK, encoded by the exons ATGTCCACCTTCTCTGCCACCGAGACCACCGCGCCGCACGCGCTCCTCCTCCCCTACCCGGCGCAGGGCCACGTCATCCCGTTCATGGAGCTCGCCCACCGCCTCGTCAACAGTGGGTTCGCTGTCACCTTCGTCAACACAGAGTTCAACCACCGCCGCGTCGTggacgccgccggcgccggcgcgtcgGGATGCCCGCGGCTGCGGCTCGTGGGGGTCGCGGACGGGATGGGCTACGGCGGGGACCGCGACAACTTTGTCCGGCTCAACGCCGCCATGCAGGAGGCCATGCCGCCGCAGCTGGAGGCGCTTCtcgacggcgccggcgagggCTTGGGTAGGGTGACATGCGTTGTGGTTGACGTCGGCATGTCGTGGGCGCTTGACGGGGTGAAGTGGCGGGGCCTCCCGGCGGCCGCGCTCTGGGCGGCGTCAGCGGCGGTGCTCGCGGTGCTGGTGGGAGCCGAAAAGCTCATACGCGATGGCGTCATCGATGACGACG GAGCTCCGATCAAACTGGAGAACAACTCGTTCCATCTTGCCGCATCAACGACGCCCATGGACGCGACCTTCCTAGCCTGGAAAAACATGATTGGAGGCCGCGATGCGGAGTGCATGGTGTTCCACTACCTCACCTCCACCACGTGGGCCGCTGCCGCCAAGACAGATGTCCTCCTCTGCAACACTTTCGCCGACCTCGAGCCAGCCATCTTCACCACCCAGAACTCCCCGGCTGCCACCATTCTCCCCATCGGCCCGCTCCGCACTTGGCAGCGTTCTACCACCAAGGCACCGGTTGGGCATTTCTGGCGCGTACACAATGAGGCTAGCCTCTCCTTCCTTGATGCTCAGCCTCATGGCTCCGTTGTTTATGTGGCGTTCGGTAGCCTGACCATCATGAGCCCTACGCAGCTCGAGGAGCTTGCGCTTGGGCTGGAAGCCTCCGGTAGGCCGTTCTTGTGGGTTGTTAGGCCCGGGCTGGCCGGCAAACTCCCGACCGTGTTCATGCACCATGGGAGGGGTAAAGTGGTGGAGTGGGCACCACAAGAGCGTGTGCTTGCACACCCTGCGATAGGGTGCTTCCTGACACACTGTGGGTGGAACTCGACGTTGGAGAGCATCCGCAATGGGGTGCCTATGCTTTGTTGGCCGTACTTCACCGACCAGTTCGCCAACCAGACATATATTTCCGATATCTGGAGGGTGGGGCTAAGGGTGGCACGAACTGACAATGAAGGAATGGTGACGAAGGAGAGGATCATGGAGAGGTTGGAGAGCATATTAGCTGATAATGGCATTAAGGAAAGGGTGGAAAGGTTGAAGGAGATTGCGGAGAAGAGCATGAGTGAAGAGGGACAGTCATTGAAGAATCTCAATGCTTTCATGGAGTCAATAAGAAAGTGA